The Sulfitobacter donghicola DSW-25 = KCTC 12864 = JCM 14565 genome has a segment encoding these proteins:
- the addA gene encoding double-strand break repair helicase AddA, producing the protein MSGLPEWNDATRAQITAARPDMSTWLSANAGSGKTRVLTDRVARLLLESVKPQHILCLTYTKAAASEMQNRLFKRLGEWAMMEDDSLREGLRDLGILKEVSSEQLREARTLFAQAIETPGGLKIQTIHSFCASLLRRFPLEAGVSPQFKEIEDRAAELLRAEILDTMAEGQDAALVADLADHYTGESFASLTQSITSNRELFVDLPQDLNKLFDLPENFDISNLPRDIMDEAVARWMPDAITVLSAQSTKTMIALADKLRGINFDEPSIADLNKLKSAMLTKEMQPRKNFPTKGAQTDLGKLLTPFEDLAQRTFESHDLQMRARNVARTGALHRFASVFIGRYEAEKQRRGWLDFDDLILRARALLNDPKVAAWVLYRIDGGIDHILVDEAQDTSPRQWDVIEKLADEFASGEGAREDEMARTLFVVGDKKQSIYSFQGADPREFDLKREAFQESLEAANMRFQNQSLDYSFRSSPAVLRVVDRTFNTLPDPRMDEPMTHLAFKDALPGRVDLWPVVDLPKDESTKPDWTDPIDSKNKQPNTVVLAEQIAEQIKHLIEGEHYIPDEAKDRSMVRRRITAGDFLILVRGRMTGLFSEIIRACKAAGLPIAGADRLKVGAELAVRDIGALLSFLATPDDALSLATALRSPLFGWDEQALFTLSHHRPLKQDLWQYLRTQEDRYPETLDTLHDLRSQVDFLRPYDLIERILTRHDGRKNLLSRLGTEAEDGVDALLGQALAYERTEVPSLTGFLEWMQADDLEIKRQIDSASDQIRVMTVHGAKGLEAPIVILPDTGTKKNDIRDDIIKMDGVPIWKPNAAEMTDGITAEIDALKDAQTQEGLRLLYVAMTRAEKWLIVAAADALPKDGNSWYQMTEEALGHLNAVPFNDGPADGMRHEEAGWDDLPVVEIERSETKEAVLETVFSTNPPPAPVKQVVLSPSIDLGGAKALAGEAGMDEEAAKAYGSLVHMLLENLASVDPALWDAASEQLLNHIDPALAATAVEEAKTVLENPDLAHVFHSDTLAEVAITAELGEQRLYGVIDRLIVADDYILAVDFKTNRTVPKTANDCPEGLLRQMGAYAHALQAVYPNHRIETAILWTQTGSLMSLPHETVTSALERTGYLDADDTSS; encoded by the coding sequence ATGAGCGGCCTACCCGAGTGGAACGATGCAACCCGCGCCCAGATCACTGCGGCACGCCCTGACATGTCAACATGGCTCAGCGCGAATGCGGGGTCTGGTAAAACACGGGTGTTAACAGACCGCGTAGCGCGTTTGTTGCTAGAAAGCGTAAAACCACAGCACATCCTGTGCCTGACATATACCAAAGCCGCCGCATCCGAGATGCAGAACAGATTGTTCAAACGCCTAGGCGAATGGGCCATGATGGAGGACGACTCCCTACGCGAAGGGCTGCGCGATCTGGGAATTTTAAAAGAAGTTTCGTCAGAGCAACTGCGCGAAGCACGTACCCTTTTTGCCCAAGCAATCGAAACACCAGGTGGTTTGAAAATTCAAACCATCCACTCGTTCTGCGCATCCTTACTGCGGCGGTTCCCCTTGGAAGCTGGTGTAAGCCCCCAGTTCAAAGAAATCGAAGATCGCGCGGCCGAATTGTTGCGCGCCGAAATCCTAGACACCATGGCCGAAGGGCAAGATGCCGCGTTGGTTGCCGACCTCGCCGATCACTATACTGGCGAAAGCTTTGCCTCGCTCACGCAGTCTATCACCAGCAATCGAGAGCTGTTTGTCGACCTGCCCCAAGACTTAAACAAGCTGTTCGACCTCCCTGAAAACTTTGACATCAGCAACCTACCCCGCGACATAATGGATGAAGCCGTTGCGCGGTGGATGCCTGATGCGATTACTGTGCTTTCCGCACAAAGCACAAAAACCATGATCGCTTTGGCTGATAAGCTGCGCGGTATTAATTTTGACGAACCCTCGATTGCGGATTTGAACAAATTGAAGTCGGCAATGCTTACTAAAGAGATGCAGCCTCGCAAGAACTTTCCGACCAAGGGCGCGCAAACTGATCTGGGAAAACTACTCACCCCGTTCGAAGATCTCGCCCAGCGCACATTTGAATCCCATGACCTACAGATGCGCGCGCGTAATGTAGCCCGCACGGGTGCGCTTCATCGGTTCGCGAGTGTTTTCATCGGGCGTTATGAAGCCGAAAAACAGCGCCGCGGCTGGCTGGACTTTGACGATCTGATCCTGCGTGCACGCGCTTTGCTGAACGATCCCAAAGTGGCTGCTTGGGTTTTGTACCGCATTGATGGTGGCATTGATCACATCCTTGTTGACGAGGCGCAGGACACCTCGCCGCGCCAATGGGATGTTATTGAAAAGCTGGCTGATGAATTTGCCTCGGGCGAAGGCGCGCGCGAAGATGAAATGGCACGCACCCTGTTTGTTGTGGGCGATAAAAAGCAATCCATCTATTCGTTTCAGGGCGCTGACCCGCGTGAGTTCGACCTTAAACGCGAAGCGTTTCAAGAAAGCCTTGAAGCCGCGAATATGAGGTTCCAGAACCAGAGCCTTGATTATTCCTTCCGCTCATCCCCTGCGGTTTTGCGTGTGGTGGACCGTACCTTTAACACCCTGCCCGATCCGCGCATGGATGAACCCATGACGCATTTAGCATTCAAAGATGCCCTGCCTGGCCGTGTTGATCTATGGCCCGTAGTCGATTTGCCAAAAGACGAAAGCACCAAACCGGATTGGACCGATCCGATTGATAGCAAAAACAAGCAACCCAATACAGTGGTGCTGGCAGAACAAATCGCCGAGCAAATCAAACATCTTATCGAAGGGGAGCACTATATCCCCGACGAAGCAAAAGACCGCAGCATGGTTCGCCGCCGCATCACCGCTGGCGATTTCCTGATCTTGGTTCGGGGTCGTATGACGGGGCTGTTCTCGGAAATCATCCGCGCCTGCAAAGCCGCAGGTTTGCCGATTGCTGGCGCTGACCGCCTAAAAGTTGGCGCTGAATTGGCTGTGCGCGATATTGGTGCGCTGCTGTCGTTCCTTGCAACGCCTGATGACGCGCTTTCACTGGCGACTGCGCTGCGATCACCTTTGTTTGGCTGGGATGAGCAGGCGTTGTTTACGCTGTCGCATCATCGCCCGCTCAAACAAGATTTGTGGCAATACCTAAGAACCCAAGAGGATCGTTACCCCGAGACCCTTGATACTTTGCATGATCTGCGCAGTCAGGTCGATTTCTTACGTCCGTATGATTTGATCGAACGTATCCTGACCCGACATGACGGGCGAAAAAACCTACTGTCCCGTTTGGGCACCGAGGCCGAAGACGGGGTTGACGCCTTGTTAGGTCAGGCACTGGCCTATGAACGCACCGAAGTGCCGAGCCTGACGGGTTTCCTTGAGTGGATGCAGGCCGATGATCTAGAGATCAAACGCCAGATTGATAGTGCTTCAGACCAAATTCGCGTGATGACTGTGCATGGCGCAAAGGGTCTGGAGGCGCCGATTGTGATCTTGCCCGATACAGGCACCAAAAAGAACGATATCCGCGACGACATCATCAAAATGGATGGCGTTCCCATTTGGAAACCCAATGCAGCCGAGATGACCGATGGTATCACCGCGGAAATTGATGCTCTGAAAGATGCCCAAACACAAGAAGGGCTGCGCCTGCTGTATGTTGCGATGACGCGTGCGGAAAAATGGCTGATTGTCGCGGCGGCTGATGCTTTGCCAAAAGATGGCAACAGCTGGTATCAGATGACTGAAGAAGCCTTGGGGCATTTGAACGCCGTTCCGTTTAACGATGGCCCAGCTGACGGGATGCGCCATGAAGAGGCCGGATGGGATGATCTGCCTGTCGTCGAAATAGAGCGATCCGAGACAAAAGAGGCAGTATTAGAGACTGTTTTTTCAACAAACCCTCCTCCTGCGCCTGTTAAACAGGTCGTGCTTTCTCCCTCAATCGACCTGGGCGGTGCAAAGGCGCTGGCAGGAGAGGCGGGAATGGATGAAGAGGCTGCCAAAGCATACGGGTCTTTGGTTCACATGCTGTTGGAGAACCTAGCTTCCGTTGATCCAGCCCTATGGGATGCCGCATCGGAACAACTGTTAAATCACATCGACCCTGCTTTGGCTGCGACGGCGGTGGAGGAAGCAAAAACAGTGTTGGAAAATCCGGATTTGGCCCATGTATTCCATAGCGATACCTTGGCCGAAGTTGCCATAACAGCAGAATTGGGCGAACAACGTCTTTATGGTGTCATTGACCGCCTCATCGTCGCGGATGACTATATTCTTGCCGTTGATTTTAAAACAAACCGAACGGTCCCAAAAACTGCCAACGATTGCCCTGAAGGGTTATTGCGCCAAATGGGTGCCTATGCCCACGCGTTGCAGGCGGTTTACCCTAATCACCGAATTGAGACAGCGATCTTGTGGACGCAAACGGGATCATTGATGTCATTGCCGCACGAAACTGTGACATCTGCACTTGAAAGAACCGGCTACCTTGACGCAGACGATACGTCTTCTTAG
- the trxA gene encoding thioredoxin, giving the protein MPTVAVTDDTFDTEVKNSDIPVVVDFWAEWCGPCKQIGPALEELSAEMDGKVKIVKVNVDENPNSPAQMGVRGIPALFIFKGGEVVSNMAGARPKAALQSWIEESI; this is encoded by the coding sequence ATGCCAACCGTTGCAGTTACAGACGATACATTCGACACCGAAGTGAAAAATTCCGACATCCCTGTTGTTGTGGATTTTTGGGCTGAATGGTGTGGCCCGTGCAAACAAATCGGACCAGCTTTGGAAGAGCTTTCCGCTGAAATGGACGGCAAGGTAAAGATCGTCAAAGTAAACGTTGATGAAAACCCGAACTCCCCCGCGCAGATGGGTGTTCGTGGCATTCCTGCCTTGTTCATCTTTAAGGGTGGTGAGGTTGTATCCAACATGGCAGGCGCGCGTCCAAAGGCAGCCCTGCAAAGCTGGATCGAAGAATCCATCTAA
- the hslV gene encoding ATP-dependent protease subunit HslV: protein MTQDEFPGWHGTTIIGVKKGGEVVIAGDGQVSLGQTVIKGTARKVRKLSPGGYDVVVGFAGSTADAFTLLERLEAKLEATPGQLARASVELAKDWRTDKYLQKLEAMLIVTDGSELLIITGAGDVLEPEHSIAAIGSGGNFALAAARGLIDSDRDAETVARDAMKIASDICVYTNGNLTVEKIKA from the coding sequence ATGACACAAGACGAATTTCCCGGTTGGCACGGTACAACCATCATCGGCGTGAAAAAGGGTGGTGAGGTCGTGATTGCGGGCGACGGGCAAGTGAGCCTTGGTCAGACCGTGATCAAAGGCACTGCGCGCAAGGTCCGCAAACTCAGCCCAGGTGGCTATGATGTTGTGGTTGGTTTTGCGGGCTCTACAGCCGATGCATTCACCCTGCTAGAGCGGTTAGAAGCCAAGCTAGAAGCAACGCCAGGGCAGCTAGCACGGGCAAGCGTTGAGCTGGCTAAAGATTGGCGGACCGACAAGTATCTTCAGAAGCTCGAAGCCATGCTGATTGTGACTGACGGTAGCGAGTTGCTGATTATTACAGGCGCGGGTGATGTTCTGGAGCCCGAGCACAGCATCGCCGCTATTGGATCAGGCGGGAACTTTGCCCTTGCGGCTGCGCGTGGCCTGATTGACAGCGACCGAGATGCAGAAACCGTCGCGCGTGATGCCATGAAGATTGCATCAGACATTTGTGTTTATACCAACGGCAACCTGACCGTAGAAAAGATCAAAGCATGA
- the hslU gene encoding ATP-dependent protease ATPase subunit HslU, protein MTDLTPREIVSELDRFIIGQNDAKRAVAVALRNRWRRKQLADDLRDEVYPKNILMIGPTGVGKTEISRRLAKLARAPFLKVEATKFTEVGYVGRDVEQIIRDLLDAAIAMTREHMREDVKANAQKAAEDRVIDAIAGPDARSGTRDMFRKKLHDGQLDETIIELEVADTSNPFSTMEIPGQPGAGIGMMNLGDMFGKAMGGRTTKKRLTVAESYDVLIGEEADKLLDDETVTRAAIEAVEQNGIVFLDEIDKVCTRADARGGDVSREGVQRDLLPLIEGTTVSTKHGPVKTDHVLFIASGAFHIAKPSDLLPELQGRLPIRVELRALTEEDFVRILTETDNALTLQYTALMGTEEVNVTFTPEGIAALAKIAADVNQSVENIGARRLYTVMERVFEELSFSAPDRSGEAITIDAGFVDANLGELVKSTDLSRYVL, encoded by the coding sequence ATGACTGACCTTACTCCTCGTGAAATCGTATCCGAACTGGACCGTTTTATCATTGGCCAGAACGACGCAAAACGCGCTGTTGCGGTTGCGCTGCGCAATCGGTGGCGGCGCAAACAACTGGCAGACGATCTGCGGGATGAGGTTTACCCGAAAAACATCCTGATGATCGGGCCCACTGGCGTTGGTAAAACAGAAATCTCGCGCCGTTTGGCTAAGCTGGCCCGTGCCCCGTTCCTGAAGGTCGAGGCCACCAAATTTACCGAAGTTGGTTATGTTGGCCGTGACGTTGAACAGATCATTCGTGATCTGCTGGACGCCGCCATTGCCATGACCCGCGAACACATGCGCGAAGACGTAAAGGCCAACGCGCAAAAAGCCGCAGAAGATCGGGTGATTGACGCCATCGCTGGCCCTGATGCCCGCAGCGGTACCCGCGATATGTTCCGCAAGAAACTGCATGACGGCCAATTGGATGAAACCATCATCGAGTTGGAAGTCGCCGATACCTCGAACCCATTCTCGACCATGGAAATTCCAGGACAACCTGGTGCTGGCATAGGGATGATGAACCTAGGCGATATGTTCGGCAAAGCCATGGGCGGCCGCACCACGAAAAAGCGCCTGACCGTTGCGGAAAGCTATGATGTTTTGATCGGCGAAGAAGCCGACAAACTACTGGATGACGAAACAGTCACCCGCGCCGCAATCGAAGCGGTTGAGCAAAACGGCATCGTGTTTCTGGATGAGATCGACAAAGTCTGCACCCGCGCTGATGCCCGTGGCGGGGATGTCAGCCGAGAAGGCGTGCAGCGCGATCTGTTACCCCTGATCGAAGGCACCACTGTCAGCACCAAACATGGCCCTGTGAAAACCGACCATGTGCTGTTCATCGCCTCTGGCGCTTTCCACATCGCCAAACCGTCTGACTTGTTGCCAGAACTGCAAGGCCGTCTTCCGATCCGGGTTGAACTGCGCGCCCTCACCGAGGAAGACTTTGTGCGTATCCTGACCGAGACAGACAATGCGCTAACGCTGCAATACACCGCGCTGATGGGTACCGAAGAGGTAAACGTCACCTTTACCCCTGAAGGGATCGCCGCGCTGGCCAAGATCGCGGCTGACGTGAACCAATCCGTTGAAAACATCGGCGCGCGGCGTTTGTACACTGTGATGGAACGGGTGTTCGAAGAGCTCAGCTTTTCCGCGCCGGATCGCAGTGGCGAAGCGATCACCATTGATGCTGGTTTTGTAGACGCCAATCTGGGCGAGCTGGTTAAATCAACCGATCTAAGCCGCTACGTGCTTTAA
- a CDS encoding MFS transporter, producing MGYFRFLITNRLFLLAGFLLTFTSSFGQTYFISLFAGEVKGAFGLSDGAWGGIYTIGTTLSAVTMIWAGALTDRFRVRQLSLWVMVLLVVACIAMAVNPSAILLVFVVYALRLMGQGMLSQLGAVAMSRWFVAARGRALSLSSMGFAAGQAILPITFVALLSTWHWRSLWVFAAVCIAILIPVIQLLLRQERTPQSMADETQSLGMQGRHWTRNQMLRHPLFYILIPLVLGPAAWGTALFFQQVHLTEVKGWSLGAFVALMPIYTIASITFTFITGWAIDRFGVKWIVPFQMVPFGVSFLVLTYADTIFMAGVGLVIFGVGQGMQGTATAAFWAVFYGTRNLGAIKAAATALMVFGSAIGPGITGAFIDYGVNFPDQMIPIAIFYFIGAVMAGLGVLRYQRDLPVAA from the coding sequence ATGGGGTATTTTCGTTTTCTCATCACCAACAGGTTGTTCTTGCTGGCGGGCTTTTTGCTCACCTTTACGTCGTCGTTTGGGCAAACCTATTTCATCTCGCTATTTGCAGGCGAGGTTAAGGGGGCCTTTGGGCTGAGTGATGGGGCGTGGGGCGGTATCTATACCATCGGCACAACCCTGTCGGCGGTCACAATGATCTGGGCCGGTGCGCTGACGGATCGGTTCCGCGTTCGGCAGCTTTCCCTTTGGGTTATGGTGTTGCTGGTGGTTGCCTGTATCGCCATGGCCGTTAACCCCAGTGCAATCTTACTGGTCTTTGTCGTTTATGCCCTGCGTTTGATGGGGCAGGGTATGCTATCGCAACTTGGGGCTGTGGCAATGTCGCGCTGGTTTGTGGCTGCGCGTGGTCGCGCGCTGTCTCTTTCCTCGATGGGGTTTGCTGCGGGGCAGGCGATTTTGCCGATAACCTTTGTTGCGCTTCTTAGCACATGGCATTGGCGCAGCCTTTGGGTATTCGCCGCCGTGTGTATCGCCATCCTAATCCCTGTTATTCAGCTGTTACTCCGACAGGAGCGCACCCCCCAATCCATGGCAGATGAAACACAAAGCCTAGGAATGCAGGGCCGGCATTGGACCCGCAATCAAATGCTGCGCCATCCGTTGTTTTACATCCTCATTCCTTTGGTCTTGGGTCCGGCAGCATGGGGGACGGCATTGTTCTTTCAACAGGTACATCTGACCGAGGTAAAGGGATGGAGCCTTGGGGCCTTTGTGGCGCTGATGCCGATCTATACCATTGCCAGCATTACGTTCACCTTCATCACGGGATGGGCCATTGATCGGTTTGGCGTGAAATGGATTGTGCCGTTTCAGATGGTCCCTTTTGGGGTCTCGTTTCTAGTGCTTACTTATGCGGACACGATTTTTATGGCTGGCGTGGGGCTCGTCATTTTTGGGGTAGGGCAAGGGATGCAGGGCACAGCAACCGCTGCGTTTTGGGCCGTATTCTATGGCACCCGAAACCTAGGCGCGATCAAAGCTGCAGCCACAGCCCTAATGGTTTTTGGTTCTGCAATCGGGCCAGGAATTACGGGGGCGTTCATTGATTACGGTGTCAATTTCCCCGACCAGATGATCCCGATTGCTATCTTCTATTTCATAGGCGCGGTGATGGCTGGCCTTGGCGTGTTGCGCTATCAGCGTGATCTACCTGTGGCGGCGTAA
- a CDS encoding Smr/MutS family protein — MKRRGLTAEDQELWDRIRANTERLERSNLEVKRFDEEISQTAPEPGNIRKAKSVILGKPSGKARAAGHDLAPAIHDHIRKSPVQMDNKSFGKLKRGKMRPEGKIDLHGMTLERAHPALLSFVMRSHAQGKRLILVVTGKGKQRDDGGPIPVRLGVLRHQVPQWLAMQPMKSVVLQIAQAHVSHGGGGAYYVYLRRHR; from the coding sequence ATGAAACGGCGCGGGTTAACCGCCGAGGATCAGGAGCTGTGGGACCGTATTCGTGCAAATACCGAGCGGTTGGAGCGCAGCAACCTCGAGGTAAAACGCTTTGACGAAGAGATCAGCCAAACAGCACCAGAGCCGGGAAACATTCGCAAGGCAAAGTCGGTTATTCTGGGTAAACCCAGTGGTAAGGCCCGCGCGGCAGGTCATGATCTAGCACCGGCAATCCATGACCACATTCGTAAATCTCCGGTTCAGATGGACAACAAGTCCTTTGGTAAACTCAAACGTGGGAAGATGCGGCCAGAGGGTAAGATTGACCTGCACGGCATGACGTTAGAGCGCGCCCACCCTGCCCTGCTCAGCTTTGTGATGCGTTCGCATGCGCAAGGAAAACGTCTGATCCTTGTTGTGACGGGCAAAGGGAAACAGCGCGATGACGGCGGGCCAATCCCTGTCCGTTTGGGTGTTCTGCGGCATCAGGTTCCGCAGTGGTTGGCGATGCAACCGATGAAGTCAGTTGTGCTTCAGATTGCTCAGGCGCATGTCAGCCATGGTGGTGGTGGCGCATATTATGTGTATTTACGCCGCCACAGGTAG
- the mltA gene encoding MltA domain-containing protein → MGASLLAGPLASEVKYQVLSFDELEGWAEDDHAAALETFLNTCKDMKDPDWGAVCSYAQSGPDPREFFELLFRPVVMDDGKEALFTGYFEPELDGSLTRTDRYRFPVYKMPKEAKTNRPWLPRREILESGVMDGRGLVIAYVDDPVELFFLQIQGSGRIRLPNGQAVRVGYRGSNGHNYRSIGQELVRQGIYQPHQVSAQVIKNWVRRNPVDGKELLYHNPSYVFFREVSKVPAHKGPLGAMNRSITTMRTVAVDPSFVRLGSPVWIEKDGKKPLRRLMIAQDTGSAIKGAQRADVFFGTGDEAGRAAGTLRDPGRLIVLMPIQRAYALLPESAI, encoded by the coding sequence ATCGGGGCCTCGCTGTTAGCGGGGCCTTTGGCGTCTGAAGTCAAATACCAAGTCCTCTCCTTTGACGAGCTAGAAGGCTGGGCCGAAGACGACCATGCGGCGGCTTTGGAAACCTTCCTAAACACCTGCAAAGATATGAAAGACCCCGATTGGGGGGCGGTTTGTTCCTATGCTCAATCCGGCCCAGATCCACGGGAATTTTTCGAGCTGTTGTTTCGCCCTGTTGTGATGGATGACGGCAAAGAGGCTCTTTTCACAGGTTATTTCGAACCAGAGTTGGACGGTTCTTTGACCCGAACCGACAGGTACCGTTTCCCCGTCTATAAGATGCCGAAAGAGGCAAAAACGAACCGTCCTTGGCTACCGCGCCGTGAGATTTTGGAAAGCGGTGTGATGGATGGGCGCGGATTGGTCATCGCCTATGTCGATGATCCGGTTGAGCTGTTCTTTTTGCAAATCCAAGGGTCGGGACGCATTCGTCTGCCGAATGGCCAAGCAGTGCGTGTCGGGTATCGGGGGTCAAATGGGCACAACTATCGCTCAATCGGTCAGGAACTGGTGCGGCAGGGCATTTACCAACCCCATCAAGTCAGCGCGCAGGTGATCAAAAACTGGGTGCGCCGAAACCCTGTGGACGGCAAAGAGCTGCTTTATCACAATCCATCCTATGTGTTTTTTCGCGAGGTTAGCAAAGTCCCCGCACATAAGGGGCCGCTTGGCGCGATGAACAGGTCCATCACCACCATGCGCACGGTTGCGGTTGATCCATCGTTTGTGCGTCTTGGATCGCCCGTTTGGATCGAAAAGGATGGCAAGAAACCACTGCGGCGGTTGATGATCGCCCAAGACACGGGATCAGCGATCAAAGGCGCCCAGCGCGCCGATGTTTTCTTTGGCACAGGGGATGAAGCAGGCCGTGCGGCGGGTACCCTGCGCGATCCAGGTCGGTTGATCGTATTGATGCCGATCCAGCGCGCCTATGCATTGCTACCGGAAAGCGCGATATGA
- a CDS encoding Tim44/TimA family putative adaptor protein, translated as MNSPLIQLLVLAAIAVFLILRLKNVLGTREGFEKPPLPMQPAQRSGPAFEVIEGGPDLDITDHFDESTPQAKALAQMKRIEPSFNVTEFLAGGRSAYEMIVMGYERGELDDIKAFLSEDIYESFVDGVAAREDQGLTIDAEFIGVREMALENVTLDSDTNEAEMTLRFVAELTQAVRDKEGEIVEGSITDAKKQKDTWVFARIMGSDDPNWFLVSTDG; from the coding sequence ATGAATTCGCCGCTTATCCAGCTTTTGGTGCTTGCCGCTATCGCAGTTTTTCTGATCCTGCGATTGAAAAACGTGCTAGGCACACGGGAAGGTTTTGAAAAGCCGCCTTTGCCTATGCAACCTGCACAGCGTAGTGGCCCAGCTTTTGAAGTGATCGAAGGGGGTCCGGATCTGGACATCACCGATCATTTCGACGAATCCACGCCACAGGCGAAGGCTTTGGCCCAGATGAAACGCATCGAACCTTCGTTCAATGTGACAGAATTTTTGGCAGGCGGTCGCAGCGCCTATGAAATGATCGTCATGGGCTATGAACGCGGAGAGCTGGACGACATCAAAGCGTTCTTGTCCGAAGATATCTATGAAAGCTTTGTTGACGGTGTCGCAGCGCGCGAAGATCAGGGTCTGACGATTGACGCTGAATTTATCGGTGTTCGTGAGATGGCGTTGGAAAACGTGACACTGGATTCTGACACAAACGAAGCTGAAATGACCCTTCGGTTTGTGGCAGAGTTGACACAGGCAGTCCGCGATAAAGAAGGCGAGATTGTTGAAGGCAGCATCACAGATGCTAAAAAGCAAAAAGATACGTGGGTGTTTGCCCGCATCATGGGCTCGGATGATCCGAATTGGTTCTTGGTTTCTACAGACGGGTAG
- a CDS encoding FxsA family protein: MWLLIAFIAVPVIEIALFIQVGGFIGLWPTLLIVILTAIAGTYLVRSQGLRALGQLQSSFGELRDPTEPLVHGAMILFSGALLLTPGFFTDAVGFALLIPGVRTAVFQAIRARVNIQTFGAAGMNQHSSPHRHDHQGDVIDGEFIEIPDDDAPRGNSGWTKN, from the coding sequence ATGTGGCTTTTGATCGCATTTATCGCCGTTCCGGTGATCGAGATTGCGTTGTTCATTCAGGTTGGCGGGTTTATCGGCCTTTGGCCAACGTTGCTGATTGTTATTTTGACAGCGATCGCTGGGACATATCTGGTTCGAAGTCAGGGACTTAGAGCGTTGGGGCAGTTGCAAAGCTCTTTTGGAGAGCTGCGCGATCCGACAGAACCTTTGGTTCATGGCGCGATGATTTTGTTTTCAGGCGCTCTTTTGCTGACACCCGGTTTTTTTACTGATGCAGTAGGATTTGCCCTGCTGATCCCGGGGGTCAGAACGGCAGTTTTTCAGGCGATCCGTGCCCGCGTGAATATCCAAACATTTGGAGCGGCTGGGATGAACCAACATTCTAGCCCCCATCGTCACGATCATCAGGGTGATGTGATTGATGGCGAATTTATCGAGATACCAGACGATGATGCACCCCGCGGAAACTCAGGCTGGACAAAGAACTAA
- the secB gene encoding protein-export chaperone SecB produces MAEAEATPPTSPQLRVLGQFIRDMSFENIMAQKGAPSDVQPDVQVQVNLDAKKRSAENQYESAIKLNVTSKAKGADTTLFALEIDYVGIFDIQDVPEEQLHPFLLIECPRMIFPFLRRIVSDVTRDGGFPPLNLETIDFVSLYRNEIARRQAEAAPADA; encoded by the coding sequence ATGGCCGAGGCCGAAGCAACACCGCCAACATCACCGCAGCTGCGCGTTTTGGGGCAATTCATTCGCGACATGTCATTTGAAAATATCATGGCTCAAAAAGGTGCGCCTAGCGACGTGCAGCCTGATGTTCAGGTTCAGGTGAACCTTGATGCGAAAAAGCGCAGCGCCGAAAACCAATATGAGTCTGCGATCAAATTGAACGTAACTTCAAAGGCAAAAGGCGCAGACACGACGCTTTTCGCGCTAGAGATCGATTACGTCGGTATCTTTGACATTCAGGACGTTCCCGAAGAGCAGTTGCACCCGTTTCTGTTGATCGAATGCCCTCGCATGATTTTCCCATTCCTGCGCCGCATCGTAAGCGATGTAACGCGTGACGGTGGTTTCCCACCGCTGAACTTGGAAACCATTGATTTTGTTTCGCTTTACCGCAACGAAATCGCGCGCCGTCAGGCAGAAGCAGCTCCTGCTGACGCATAA